In Vicinamibacterales bacterium, the following proteins share a genomic window:
- a CDS encoding DUF2950 family protein, protein MTHSFRPAMVGGTIVPVLVLALSAAACHRTPAHRSFSTPEDGVRTLVAAVKAGNLNELVAIFGPDGQALLDTSDPANAQHNRDVFTAAVGERWHLEPGAGNTRVLVVGNENWPFPVPLVQDAAGWRFDTAAGKEEILSRRIGRNELAAIFVSRAYVKAQQLYASRPHDGQPAGRYATRFKSDPGTQNGLYWPVGLGEKRSPLGDLVAQAAADGRPVGQGKAPTPFHGYYFRILSANGGFGLLAWPAQYDATGVMTFVVNQDGAVREKDLGADTERLAGSMTAYGPDDSWKPAIGSGGA, encoded by the coding sequence ATGACCCATTCCTTTCGCCCGGCCATGGTCGGCGGCACGATCGTCCCGGTGCTCGTGCTGGCCCTGAGCGCGGCCGCCTGCCACCGGACGCCGGCGCACCGCAGCTTCTCCACGCCCGAAGACGGCGTGCGCACGCTCGTCGCCGCCGTCAAGGCCGGCAATCTCAACGAGCTGGTCGCGATTTTCGGCCCAGACGGACAGGCGCTGCTGGACACGTCGGATCCGGCGAACGCCCAGCACAACCGCGACGTCTTCACGGCCGCCGTCGGCGAGCGCTGGCATCTCGAGCCCGGCGCCGGCAACACGCGCGTGCTGGTCGTCGGCAACGAAAACTGGCCCTTCCCGGTCCCGCTCGTCCAGGACGCGGCCGGCTGGCGCTTCGACACCGCCGCCGGAAAAGAGGAGATCCTGTCGCGCCGCATCGGCCGCAACGAGCTGGCGGCGATTTTCGTCTCCCGCGCCTACGTGAAGGCGCAGCAGCTGTACGCGTCACGTCCGCACGACGGCCAGCCGGCCGGCCGCTACGCCACGCGGTTCAAGAGCGATCCGGGCACCCAGAACGGGCTGTACTGGCCGGTCGGCCTGGGGGAGAAGCGCAGTCCGCTTGGCGATCTCGTGGCGCAGGCCGCGGCCGACGGACGGCCGGTCGGCCAGGGAAAGGCCCCGACACCGTTTCACGGCTACTATTTCCGAATCCTGTCCGCGAACGGCGGCTTCGGCCTCCTCGCATGGCCGGCGCAGTACGACGCCACCGGCGTCATGACATTCGTCGTCAATCAGGACGGTGCGGTTCGCGAGAAGGATCTCGGGGCCGATACCGAGCGCCTCGCAGGAAGCATGACGGCCTACGGCCCGGACGACTCCTGGAAGCCGGCGATCGGATCGGGCGGCGCGTGA
- a CDS encoding DUF3300 domain-containing protein, translated as MRQAVAALSIVLTLANARGPAAAAAPTAAELDTLLAPIALYPDQLLGEMLVSAEKPTMVGALAEWLRSQTLRGSELQDAVVKAGFDYSFATLVLFPDVLEWMAGRPDWTKKVGEAFTADRSSVFDSVQRLRAKAKGAGTLKDTPQQQVESKTTSAGQEVIVIEPANPQIVYVPQYNPQVVYTQPSTTIVVQEHHDDAAAAAAGAMIGFTAGVAIGAAFDNNYYYGPHGWGGGYMYNDGWDDWNDARDDARDDWQDHREDMYENRSDRAEDARENRSDRAENAGDQRSERTQGTQQQRTDRQAGSEQRATRQESRSGAAASPSAASTSSESRGFSQDGSTVDRSGTRSDAFSGYSSGKSERAASQRGERSRSSSRSSGSRRR; from the coding sequence ATGCGGCAGGCCGTGGCGGCGCTCAGCATCGTGCTGACGCTCGCCAACGCACGTGGTCCGGCGGCGGCGGCGGCGCCGACCGCCGCCGAGCTCGACACGCTGCTCGCCCCGATCGCGCTCTACCCCGATCAGCTGCTCGGCGAGATGCTCGTGTCCGCGGAAAAGCCGACGATGGTCGGCGCGCTCGCCGAGTGGCTGCGGAGCCAGACGCTGCGCGGCAGCGAGCTGCAGGACGCGGTCGTCAAGGCGGGCTTCGACTACAGCTTCGCCACGCTCGTGCTGTTCCCCGACGTCCTCGAGTGGATGGCGGGCCGTCCGGACTGGACGAAGAAGGTGGGCGAGGCCTTCACGGCCGACCGATCGTCGGTGTTCGATAGCGTCCAGCGACTGCGGGCGAAGGCCAAGGGGGCCGGCACGTTGAAGGACACGCCGCAGCAACAGGTCGAGTCCAAGACGACGAGCGCGGGCCAGGAGGTGATCGTCATCGAGCCGGCCAACCCGCAGATCGTCTACGTCCCGCAATACAACCCGCAGGTGGTCTACACCCAGCCGAGCACCACGATCGTCGTCCAGGAGCATCATGACGACGCAGCGGCCGCGGCGGCGGGGGCGATGATCGGCTTCACGGCCGGCGTGGCGATCGGGGCTGCCTTCGACAACAACTATTACTACGGGCCGCACGGCTGGGGCGGCGGTTACATGTACAACGACGGGTGGGACGACTGGAACGACGCGCGCGACGACGCGCGCGACGACTGGCAGGACCACCGCGAGGACATGTACGAGAACCGCAGCGATCGTGCCGAAGACGCCCGCGAGAATCGCAGCGATCGCGCCGAGAACGCCGGCGATCAGCGGAGCGAGCGGACGCAGGGGACCCAGCAGCAGCGAACCGATCGCCAGGCCGGCAGCGAGCAGCGCGCGACGCGCCAGGAGAGCCGAAGCGGCGCCGCGGCGTCCCCGTCGGCCGCGTCGACCTCCTCGGAGTCGCGCGGCTTCAGCCAAGATGGCAGCACCGTCGATCGGAGCGGCACCCGCTCCGACGCCTTCTCCGGCTATTCCAGCGGCAAGTCGGAACGCGCCGCGAGCCAGCGAGGCGAGCGAAGCCGCAGCAGCTCGCGCAGCAGCGGATCGAGGCGCCGATGA
- the ppk2 gene encoding polyphosphate kinase 2 has protein sequence MKRGKYEKSLEKLQVELSLLQRWIKEKGLRVIIIFEGRDGAGKGGTIRALTERVSPRVFRVVALPAPSDREKSQMYMQRYMAHFPAKGEVVIFDRSWYNRAGVEYVMGFCTPEQHKRFLEVCPEVENYIIAGGIILLKIWLEVSPDEQRRRFEARITDPVRQWKLSPMDLPSLERWYDYSRARDVMLKKTDTKIAPWYLVRSDDKKAARLNIIAHILRMIPHKKLATKAVRLPSRSKKGAYNDSKTIGRRRFVKERY, from the coding sequence ATGAAACGCGGCAAATACGAGAAGTCGCTCGAAAAGCTGCAAGTCGAGCTCAGCCTCCTGCAGCGATGGATCAAGGAAAAAGGACTCCGCGTCATCATCATCTTCGAGGGGCGCGACGGCGCAGGCAAGGGGGGCACGATCCGCGCGCTGACCGAGCGCGTCAGCCCGCGCGTCTTCCGCGTAGTCGCGCTGCCGGCGCCGTCCGACCGCGAGAAGTCGCAGATGTACATGCAGCGCTACATGGCGCACTTCCCGGCCAAAGGGGAAGTCGTCATCTTCGATCGCAGTTGGTACAACCGCGCCGGCGTCGAGTACGTGATGGGGTTCTGCACCCCCGAGCAGCACAAGCGCTTTCTCGAGGTCTGCCCCGAGGTCGAGAACTACATCATCGCGGGCGGCATCATCCTGCTGAAGATCTGGCTGGAGGTCAGCCCCGACGAACAACGGCGCCGTTTCGAAGCGCGGATCACCGACCCGGTCCGGCAGTGGAAGCTGAGCCCGATGGACCTGCCGTCGCTCGAGCGCTGGTACGACTATTCGCGCGCGCGCGACGTGATGCTGAAGAAAACCGACACCAAGATCGCGCCCTGGTACCTCGTGCGTTCGGACGACAAGAAAGCGGCGCGCCTGAACATCATCGCGCACATCCTGCGGATGATTCCGCACAAGAAGCTGGCGACGAAAGCGGTCCGGCTCCCCTCCCGTTCGAAAAAGGGGGCCTACAACGACAGCAAAACGATCGGGCGCCGGCGCTTCGTGAAGGAGCGGTACTAG